The following proteins come from a genomic window of Corynebacterium hansenii:
- the cysK gene encoding cysteine synthase A, whose product MTIHDNITDLIGGTPLVKLNRLTEGLPGTVVAKLEFYNPANSVKDRIGKAIIDAAEASGELKPGGTIVEGTSGNTGIALALVGAARGYKVILTMPDTMSQERRVVLRAFGAELVLTPGAEGMKGAVNKANEIVENTDNAILASQFANEANPAVHAATTGEEIWADTDGAVDYLVAGIGTGGTITGAGRTLKKHDPDIKLVAVEPADSPLLTEGKAGPHKIQGLGANFVPEILDRDLLDEVLTCTNDDAIATSRKLATQEGILGGISAGANVKAALEIAARPEAEGKTIVVIIPDFGERYVSSILYQDLRD is encoded by the coding sequence ATGACCATCCACGACAACATCACCGACCTGATCGGCGGCACGCCGCTGGTCAAGCTCAACCGACTCACGGAGGGCCTGCCGGGCACGGTGGTCGCGAAGCTCGAGTTCTACAACCCGGCCAACAGCGTCAAGGACCGCATCGGCAAGGCCATCATCGACGCCGCCGAGGCCTCGGGCGAGCTCAAGCCGGGCGGAACCATCGTGGAGGGCACGTCGGGCAACACCGGCATCGCCCTCGCGCTGGTCGGCGCGGCCCGCGGTTACAAGGTCATCCTCACCATGCCGGACACCATGAGCCAGGAGCGCCGCGTGGTGCTCCGCGCGTTCGGCGCCGAGCTGGTGCTCACCCCGGGCGCCGAGGGCATGAAGGGCGCGGTGAACAAGGCGAACGAGATCGTGGAGAACACCGACAACGCCATCCTCGCGTCGCAGTTCGCCAACGAGGCGAACCCGGCGGTCCACGCGGCCACGACCGGCGAGGAAATCTGGGCCGACACCGACGGCGCGGTCGATTACCTGGTGGCCGGCATCGGCACCGGCGGCACCATCACCGGCGCCGGCCGCACGCTGAAGAAGCACGACCCGGACATCAAGCTCGTCGCGGTCGAGCCGGCGGACTCCCCGCTGCTGACCGAGGGCAAGGCCGGCCCGCACAAGATCCAGGGCCTGGGCGCCAACTTCGTGCCCGAGATCCTGGACCGCGATCTGCTCGACGAGGTGCTCACCTGCACCAACGACGACGCCATCGCGACGTCCCGGAAGCTGGCCACGCAGGAGGGCATCCTCGGCGGCATTTCGGCGGGCGCCAACGTGAAGGCGGCCCTGGAAATCGCCGCGCGCCCCGAGGCCGAGGGCAAGACCATCGTGGTGATCATCCCCGATTTCGGCGAGCGCTACGTGTCGTCGATCCTGTACCAGGACCTGCGCGACTAG
- the epsC gene encoding serine O-acetyltransferase EpsC codes for MNSFLRLLKEDLDNAREHDPAARGDVENALVYSGLHAIWAHRAAHALWLRGGPAKGLARILAQFTRFLTGIEIHPGATIGRRFFIDHGMGVVIGETAEIGDGVMLYHGVTLGGRSLAKVKRHPTLEDNVTVGAGAKVLGPVVIGAGSAIGANAVVTRDCPPDSIVVGIPGKIRSRKPEEHKPLRDACEYVQGDGDGI; via the coding sequence ATGAACTCGTTCCTGAGGCTCCTCAAGGAGGACCTGGACAACGCCCGCGAGCACGATCCCGCCGCCCGCGGCGACGTGGAAAATGCGCTGGTCTACTCGGGCCTGCACGCCATTTGGGCGCATCGCGCGGCCCACGCGCTGTGGCTCCGGGGAGGGCCCGCGAAGGGGCTCGCGCGCATCCTGGCCCAATTCACCCGTTTCCTGACGGGCATCGAAATCCACCCGGGCGCCACCATCGGCCGCCGGTTCTTCATCGACCACGGCATGGGCGTGGTCATCGGCGAAACGGCGGAGATCGGCGACGGCGTGATGCTGTACCACGGCGTCACCCTGGGCGGCCGCAGCCTGGCGAAGGTCAAGCGCCACCCGACCCTGGAGGACAATGTCACGGTCGGCGCCGGCGCGAAGGTGCTCGGCCCGGTCGTGATCGGCGCCGGTTCCGCCATCGGCGCCAACGCGGTGGTCACGCGGGATTGCCCGCCGGATTCCATCGTCGTGGGCATCCCGGGCAAGATCCGCAGCCGCAAGCCGGAGGAGCACAAGCCGCTGCGCGACGCCTGCGAGTACGTGCAGGGCGACGGAGACGGCATCTAG
- a CDS encoding GNAT family N-acetyltransferase: MAHTIDHDEAGHRYVLVVDGEEAGFAAYEPAEGALDFNHTVVHEQFQGKGLSKPLVQAALDDVRANGGKVIASCSAVERFIEKNPAYADLVA; the protein is encoded by the coding sequence ATGGCGCACACCATCGACCACGATGAGGCCGGCCACCGCTACGTCCTCGTCGTCGACGGCGAAGAAGCCGGATTCGCCGCCTACGAGCCCGCCGAGGGGGCGCTGGACTTCAACCACACCGTGGTGCACGAGCAGTTCCAGGGCAAGGGCCTGTCCAAGCCCCTCGTCCAGGCCGCGCTCGACGACGTGCGCGCCAACGGCGGAAAGGTGATCGCCAGCTGCTCGGCCGTCGAGCGCTTCATCGAGAAGAACCCCGCCTACGCCGATCTGGTGGCGTAG